Genomic DNA from Paracoccus sp. MBLB3053:
AAGATATTTGAGCCTTTCTACACGACAAAGCCGACCGGAGAGGGAACAGGGCTCGGGCTTTCGACGGCCTATGGCATCGTCAAGCAGACCGGGGGCTATATCTTTTGCCAAAGCGTCCTTGGGCAGGGCAGCACCTTCTCGCTGTTCTTCCCAGCCCATGACAAGAAGGCCGAGGCCGGTGCCCCGGAACCTGCAAAGACGAGGCCGGTCGAACCTGTCCTGCGGCGAGAAAGCGATGCGACGGTATTGCTGGTCGAGGACGAGGCTCCGGTGCGTGCCTTTGCCAGCAGGGCGTTGAAGCTGCAGGGGTTCAACGTGCTTGAAGCCTCCTGTGCCGAAGATGCGCTGACGATTCTTGCGGATCATCGATTGAACGTCGATGTCTTTGTCACAGATGTCATCATGCCCGGCATGGACGGCCCAGCCTGGGTCCGCACCGCCTTGCGCGAACGACCTCGGACGCGGGTGATCTTCATGTCGGGCTATGCCGAAGATGTCTTCAGCGAAGGTCGTCCCCCCGTGCCGAACTCGGCCTTTCTCGCCAAGCCCTTTTCATTGTCCGATCTGACGGCGCTGGTCACCCGGCAGCTGGACACTGTACCGGCCGAAAATCAGAGCGAGGCGTAAAGCGCGATGTCGCGAGCAAGAAAGTCGCGCAGTGCCGCTTCCTCACCGGAATCTAGTGTCACATCCACCGCCGGCGGGACGTTGACCCTTGGCAAAGTGATCGCACAGTCAAGGCGGTCCTCCAGGAATTGCGTGAAGTCGTCGATCTCTTCGTAGCGGAAGATACGGTCGATCTTGTCGCCCTGATGCGTCAGGAAATCGCATTGCGTCCCGATCGTGCGGAAATGATCGCTTTCAGGTGCGCTATAGGCTTCGACAAAGTCCCGGAAACTCAGCGTCAGGGCCGTGTGGTCGGGGTCGTCATGGTCGTCACGCAGGCGAAAGCGATACCAGCTGCGCAGCCAGTCGAGTGGTTGCCGCATCAGGCTGACCGTAGTGAACCTTTCGCCTGTAACGTCATGCAACCAAGGCTCGATATGGCGGCGATAGCTCGCGAGATTCGTGTGCTTTAGCTCGGCAGGACGTTGCACCGCGACGTTCGAGAGCGATTCGAGGGCGGCTTCGACTGCAGTTGATCCGGCCTTGGGAGTAGCGAGGAAAACGAGGCGTTTTTCCCAGAATATAAGCATATTTAACTGCTTCACTTCGATGGTCCAGAGAAGCAGGAGATAGCCTTTTGCCACGCGCGCTGTAAACGATTTCTTAATTCTTCGGGGCGATCATGCCGGGGCCGATGCCGTGAAGCTGGGCGGGAATGTGAACGAACGCTTGCATTTCAGGCGAATTCGTCTCAAATAAGAACATCCCGTGAACATCAAGCGGGCGGGCACTGATTGCCCCGACAAGCGGGGTATGAAATAAGCATGGGGACCGCATGGCAGGGGCAACACTTTTCGACATGAACGACAAGCGATCGGCAGATAAGCAAAAGGCTCTGGACAGCGCGCTGGCCCAGATCGAACGCCAGTTCGGCAAGGGCTCGATCATGAAGCTCGGGGCCGACAATCCCGTGGCCGAGATCGAAGCAACCTCGACCGGCTCCCTGGGGCTCGATATCGCCCTTGGCATCGGCGGCCTGCCCAAGGGCCGCATCATCGAGATTTTCGGACCGGAAAGCTCGGGCAAGACCACGCTGACGCTTCATGTCGTCGCGGAAGAGCAGAAAAAAGGTGGCGTCTGCGCCTTTGTCGATGCTGAACATGCGCTGGACCCGCAATATGCCAAGAAGCTGGGCGTCAATCTCGATGAGTTGCTGATTAGCCAGCCCGATACCGGGGAACAGGCGCTTGAGATCGTCGACACGCTGGTCCGCTCGGGTGCGGTCAATCTGGTCGTGGTCGACTCGGTGGCGGCGCTGACCCCGAAATCCGAAATCGAAGGCGACATGGGCGACATGCAGATGGGCAGCCAGGCCCGCCTGATGAGCCAGGCGATGCGCAAGCTGACCGCCAGCATCGGCCGCAGCAACTGCATGGTCATCTTCATCAACCAGATCCGGATGAAGATCGGCGTGATGTTCGGTAGCCCCGAGACGACAACGGGCGGGAATGCACTGAAATTCTATGCTTCGGTCCGGCTCGACATCCGTCGCACGGGTTCGATCAAGGATCGCGACGAGGTGGTCGGCAACGCGACCCGCGTCAAGGTCGTCAAGAACAAGGTCGCGCCGCCGTTCCGCGAAGTGGAATTCGACATCATGTATGGCGAAGGCATCTCGAAAGTGGGCGAGCTGATCGACCTGGGCGTCAAGGCCGGTGTCGTCGAGAAATCGGGTTCCTGGTACTCCTATGGGGACGAGCGAATTGGCCAGGGACGGGAGAACGCCAAGCAGTATCTGCGCGACAATCCCCAGACGGCCTTCGCGATCGAAGACAAGGTTCGCGCCAGCCACGGCCTGGATTTCGGTTCTTTGTCGGATGGTGACGAGGTTCTGACCGACGATTGAGGCAGGACTTGGCACGGCAGACGCGTCCCGGGGCATCGGGGCGCGGTTTTCTTGACCGCTCCTGCAGGACCCGCCCGAGCGTTCCGGCTTTACGCCCGCGCCACCCTCGGTTATTTGCGGACTCTGCCCATCCGGAAAGAATGCGCCATGCCAAGCCTCAACGATATCCGCTCGACGTTTCTGAACTTCTTCGAACGTAACGGCCACCGTGTCGTCGAATCCAGTCCGCTGGTACCGCGCAACGACCCGACATTGATGTTCACCAATTCGGGCATGGTGCAGTTCAAGAACCTGTTCACCGGGGTCGAGTCGCGCGATTACAACCGGGCCACCACAGCCCAGAAATGCGTCCGTGCGGGCGGCAAGCACAACGACCTCGACAATGTCGGCTATACGGCACGGCACCATACCTTCTTCGAAATGCTGGGCAACTTCAGCTTCGGCGACTATTTCAAGTCGCAGGCGATCCCCTATGCCTGGGAACTGCTGACCAAGGATTTCGGCATCCCCAAGGACAAGCTGCTGGTCACCGTCTATCACACCGACGATGAGGCCGCCGATATCTGGAAGAAGGTCGCGGGCCTTTCCGACGACCGCATCATCCGCATCCCGACCAGCGACAATTTCTGGCAGATGGGCCCGACCGGTCCCTGCGGCCCCTGCACCGAGATATTCTTCGATCACGGCGACAAGATCTGGGGTGGCCCGCCCGGTTCGGCCGACGAGGATGGCGACCGCTTCATCGAGATCTGGAACCTCGTCTTCATGCAGAACGAGCAGTTCGAGGACGGCTCGATGCGCGCCCTCGACATGCAGTCGATCGACACCGGCATGGGGCTCGAGCGGATCGGCGCGCTGCTGCAGGGCAAGCACGACAACTATGACACCGACCTGATGCGCAGCCTGATCGAGGCCTCGGCGCATGCCACCTCGAACGATCCCGACGGTCCGGGCAAGGTGCATCACCGCGTGATCGCCGACCACCTGCGCTCGACCTCGTTCCTGATCGCGGATGGCGTGATGCCCTCGAACGAGGGCCGCGGCTACGTGCTGCGCCGCATCATGCGCCGTGCCATGCGCCACGCCCATATCCTGGGCGCCAAGGACCCGGTCATGCACAAGCTGGTCCCGGCGCTGGTCAGCCAGATGGGCACCGCCTATCCGGAACTCGGCCGCGCGCAGGCACTGATCGAAGAGACGCTGAAGCTCGAGGAAACCCGGTTCAAGCAGACGCTGGACCGCGGGTTGCGCCTGCTCGACGACGAGCTGTCGCGCCTGCCCGAGGGGGCGAACCTGCCCGGCGAGGCGGCCTTCAAGCTTTACGACACCTACGGCTTCCCGCTGGACCTGACGCAGGACGCGCTGCGCGAAAAGGGCCGCGCGGTCGACACCGCCGGCTTCGACAGCGCCATGGCCGAGCAGAAGGCCAAGGCGCGCGCCGCTTGGGCCGGCTCGGGCGAGACGAAGGATGCCGCGATCTGGTTCGACCTGGCCGAGCAGCACGGCGCGACCGAGTTCCTCGGCTATGACACCGAGATCAGCGAAGGCCAGATCCTCGCTTTGGTGCAGGACGGCGCCGCGGTTCAGGCCGCGACCGAGGGCCAGCAGGTCCAGATCGTCGTGAACCAGACCCCGTTCTATGGCGAATCCGGCGGCCAGGTTGGCGATACCGGCCTGATCAAGACCGAGACCGGCGCGGCCCGCGTCACCGACACCAAGAAGGCCAATGGTCTTTTCGTGCATGTCGCCGAGGTCACCCTGGGCACGATCAGCCCCGGCCAGGGCGCACAGCTTGCGGTCGACAATGCCCGTCGCGGCGCGATCCGCGCCAATCACTCGGCCACGCACCTGCTGCACGAGGCGCTGCGCCGGGCACTGGGTGAACATGTCGCGCAGCGCGGCAGCTTGAACGCACCCGACCGGCTTCGTTTCGACTTCAGCCACGCCAAGGCCCTGACCGCCGAGGAAATCGCCCAGGTCGAGCGCGAGGTGAATGATTTCATCCGCCAGAACACCCCCGTCGAGACCCGGATCATGACCCCGGACGACGCCCGCGGCCTGGGCGCGCAGGCGCTCTTCGGCGAGAAATACGGCGACGAGGTCCGCGTCGTCTCGATGGGCGAGCTGGCCGGTTCCGGCAAGGGCGTCGGCGGCAAGACCTATTCGCTGGAGCTGTGCGGCGGCACCCATGTTGCGCGCACCGGCGATATCGGCATGTTTGCCCTGACTTCTGAAACGGCCTCGGCCGCCGGTATCCGTCGGATCGAGGCACTGACCGGGCAAGCCGCCATGGAAGCACTGCGGCGTGTCGATGGCGAGCTTTCCGAGATCGCGGGCATCGTCAAGGCGCAAGCTGGCGACGTGGTGAGCAAGGTCCGTGCGCTGGCGGATGAGCGCAAGGCGCTGGCGAATGAGGTCGCGCAGCTCAAGCGCCAGCTGGCAATGGGCGGCGGTTCGGATGAAGCGCCCAAGGAAATCAACGGGATCAAGCTGATCGCGCGGCGTGTCGAGGGCGT
This window encodes:
- a CDS encoding sulfotransferase family 2 domain-containing protein, encoding MLIFWEKRLVFLATPKAGSTAVEAALESLSNVAVQRPAELKHTNLASYRRHIEPWLHDVTGERFTTVSLMRQPLDWLRSWYRFRLRDDHDDPDHTALTLSFRDFVEAYSAPESDHFRTIGTQCDFLTHQGDKIDRIFRYEEIDDFTQFLEDRLDCAITLPRVNVPPAVDVTLDSGEEAALRDFLARDIALYASL
- the recA gene encoding recombinase RecA, with product MAGATLFDMNDKRSADKQKALDSALAQIERQFGKGSIMKLGADNPVAEIEATSTGSLGLDIALGIGGLPKGRIIEIFGPESSGKTTLTLHVVAEEQKKGGVCAFVDAEHALDPQYAKKLGVNLDELLISQPDTGEQALEIVDTLVRSGAVNLVVVDSVAALTPKSEIEGDMGDMQMGSQARLMSQAMRKLTASIGRSNCMVIFINQIRMKIGVMFGSPETTTGGNALKFYASVRLDIRRTGSIKDRDEVVGNATRVKVVKNKVAPPFREVEFDIMYGEGISKVGELIDLGVKAGVVEKSGSWYSYGDERIGQGRENAKQYLRDNPQTAFAIEDKVRASHGLDFGSLSDGDEVLTDD
- the alaS gene encoding alanine--tRNA ligase codes for the protein MPSLNDIRSTFLNFFERNGHRVVESSPLVPRNDPTLMFTNSGMVQFKNLFTGVESRDYNRATTAQKCVRAGGKHNDLDNVGYTARHHTFFEMLGNFSFGDYFKSQAIPYAWELLTKDFGIPKDKLLVTVYHTDDEAADIWKKVAGLSDDRIIRIPTSDNFWQMGPTGPCGPCTEIFFDHGDKIWGGPPGSADEDGDRFIEIWNLVFMQNEQFEDGSMRALDMQSIDTGMGLERIGALLQGKHDNYDTDLMRSLIEASAHATSNDPDGPGKVHHRVIADHLRSTSFLIADGVMPSNEGRGYVLRRIMRRAMRHAHILGAKDPVMHKLVPALVSQMGTAYPELGRAQALIEETLKLEETRFKQTLDRGLRLLDDELSRLPEGANLPGEAAFKLYDTYGFPLDLTQDALREKGRAVDTAGFDSAMAEQKAKARAAWAGSGETKDAAIWFDLAEQHGATEFLGYDTEISEGQILALVQDGAAVQAATEGQQVQIVVNQTPFYGESGGQVGDTGLIKTETGAARVTDTKKANGLFVHVAEVTLGTISPGQGAQLAVDNARRGAIRANHSATHLLHEALRRALGEHVAQRGSLNAPDRLRFDFSHAKALTAEEIAQVEREVNDFIRQNTPVETRIMTPDDARGLGAQALFGEKYGDEVRVVSMGELAGSGKGVGGKTYSLELCGGTHVARTGDIGMFALTSETASAAGIRRIEALTGQAAMEALRRVDGELSEIAGIVKAQAGDVVSKVRALADERKALANEVAQLKRQLAMGGGSDEAPKEINGIKLIARRVEGVSGKELGPLVDEMKAQLGSGAVVVLAEADGKATVAAGVTPDLVARVTAVELVQAATAALGGKGGGGRPDRAQGGAPSLAAADSAISAIETLIGEKA